A region of Paenibacillus sp. 37 DNA encodes the following proteins:
- a CDS encoding metal ABC transporter solute-binding protein, Zn/Mn family yields the protein MVKMRSIQRGFITLAALVLVVILTACSSDAETSSGGKLQVTATTGMIADVAREVGGAYVDVTGLMGPGVDPHLYKASQGDIRKLEQAKVIFYNGLHLEGKMTDILEKMSSSKLVTAVTETIPIEELHSGKDTGGTEYDPHVWFNVSHWMHAAEAVRDTLVEADPDHAEEYKAQAEAYLAKLKDLDAEVREKILEIPEASRVLVTAHDAFGYFGQAYGMKVMGLQGISTAAEYGAKDVSELRDYLVDNHIKAVFVESSVPAKAMEAIIAGAAQKGHTVTIGGELFSDAMGAEGTEEGTYIGMIRHNVETIVEALK from the coding sequence ATGGTGAAAATGAGGAGTATTCAGAGGGGGTTCATTACGCTAGCCGCTCTGGTTCTGGTTGTTATACTTACGGCATGTTCCAGTGATGCAGAGACGAGCAGTGGTGGCAAGCTACAAGTAACCGCTACAACGGGAATGATCGCTGACGTAGCACGTGAGGTAGGCGGGGCATATGTTGATGTTACCGGGCTCATGGGCCCGGGCGTTGACCCTCACTTGTACAAGGCATCCCAAGGTGATATTCGCAAGTTGGAACAAGCAAAAGTTATTTTCTATAATGGACTGCATCTCGAAGGCAAAATGACAGACATTTTGGAGAAAATGTCATCAAGCAAGCTGGTTACTGCTGTTACAGAGACTATTCCAATCGAGGAGTTACACTCAGGCAAAGATACAGGCGGCACCGAATATGACCCACACGTCTGGTTTAACGTCAGCCACTGGATGCATGCGGCAGAAGCCGTACGCGATACGCTCGTGGAGGCGGACCCGGATCATGCGGAAGAATACAAGGCTCAGGCAGAGGCATACCTGGCGAAGCTCAAAGATCTGGATGCCGAGGTACGTGAGAAGATTCTGGAGATTCCGGAAGCAAGCCGGGTATTGGTTACGGCGCATGATGCATTTGGATATTTCGGTCAGGCTTATGGCATGAAAGTGATGGGGCTTCAGGGCATCAGTACAGCAGCCGAATACGGTGCAAAAGATGTTAGCGAACTGAGGGATTATCTCGTAGATAACCATATCAAAGCCGTATTTGTTGAATCGAGTGTGCCTGCAAAAGCGATGGAAGCCATCATTGCCGGAGCAGCTCAAAAAGGACATACGGTCACCATTGGTGGAGAACTGTTCTCGGATGCCATGGGAGCTGAGGGAACGGAAGAAGGCACATACATCGGTATGATTCGCCACAATGTTGAGACGATTGTAGAAGCTCTGAAATAA
- a CDS encoding polysaccharide biosynthesis protein produces the protein MSKKETFIRGTLILAAAALIARVLGLVQRVPLEHILGDVGNASFTISNTVYLMLLTVATAGIPSTLSKMVSERYALGRASEAQQIYRAALIFAAVAGVVMSALLWFAAPYYATYVSKVPASVSAIRALAPALLLFPAIAMMRGYFQGRGNMTAGGISQIVEQFARVGTAIIVAYVMLQWNYDDQTIAAGASFGGVLGSVGAFGVMLYFTLKLRRSDRAAQLNYERAEQLPMRGIYSDIFKLSIPIVLSSLAVPAINFIDSSLVVPLLSGQIGLEEATGVLAILGAKAQSIAGIPPILAIALSQSLVPVISAAFARKDEAHLKSQVTLALRISILTGMPIVIALCAAAYSVNGLLFTNLDGTPIIALLTFGTIFQITMMTTNSILLGVGKPRITMISVAAGVVIKLIASLILAPIFGIYGIIIATALCFLVITYLNLRVLRKIVDFSIMGDRWKGFIITVLLAAGVGFATNWIGNTIFGLFLPARVSFLFTCLVVGVLVVVVYLILMVVLRVLRKDELGSYPRILQKILRPLMRLQRGAGQRG, from the coding sequence TTGTCTAAGAAAGAAACATTCATTAGGGGTACGCTTATTCTGGCAGCAGCTGCGCTAATCGCGAGAGTACTCGGATTGGTTCAACGGGTGCCGCTGGAGCATATCCTTGGAGATGTCGGTAACGCATCGTTTACGATCTCCAATACGGTATATTTAATGCTGTTAACTGTAGCAACGGCGGGCATACCGAGTACACTTAGTAAAATGGTATCGGAACGCTATGCGCTCGGACGCGCGAGTGAAGCCCAACAGATCTACCGTGCAGCCCTGATCTTTGCGGCTGTCGCGGGGGTAGTCATGTCTGCTTTATTGTGGTTCGCTGCACCTTATTATGCCACGTATGTCTCCAAAGTACCGGCATCGGTCAGCGCCATTCGCGCCTTGGCTCCAGCCTTGCTGCTGTTCCCGGCCATTGCGATGATGCGTGGATATTTCCAGGGACGCGGCAACATGACAGCGGGTGGTATTTCACAGATTGTTGAACAGTTCGCCCGTGTAGGTACAGCCATTATCGTGGCTTATGTCATGCTGCAATGGAATTATGATGACCAGACGATTGCTGCAGGTGCTTCATTTGGCGGGGTATTAGGAAGTGTGGGTGCCTTCGGTGTCATGCTGTACTTCACCTTGAAGCTGCGTCGTAGCGACCGTGCGGCCCAATTGAATTACGAACGTGCAGAGCAGTTACCGATGAGAGGTATCTACAGTGATATCTTCAAGCTGTCTATTCCAATTGTGCTGTCCTCACTTGCGGTTCCAGCCATTAACTTCATCGATTCATCCCTTGTGGTACCACTGCTTAGTGGCCAGATTGGACTCGAAGAAGCGACTGGTGTACTTGCGATTCTGGGTGCGAAAGCCCAAAGTATTGCGGGTATTCCTCCGATTCTGGCTATCGCTTTAAGTCAATCGTTGGTGCCTGTCATTTCAGCAGCATTTGCCCGCAAGGATGAAGCGCATCTGAAGAGTCAGGTGACACTTGCGTTGCGCATTTCGATTCTGACAGGTATGCCGATTGTCATTGCGCTTTGTGCGGCAGCATATTCGGTCAACGGATTGCTGTTTACCAATCTGGATGGAACGCCGATCATTGCCTTGTTAACATTCGGTACTATTTTCCAGATTACGATGATGACCACCAACTCCATTTTACTCGGGGTAGGGAAACCACGAATTACTATGATCAGTGTCGCAGCAGGTGTTGTGATCAAACTGATCGCAAGTCTGATTCTGGCGCCGATCTTTGGCATTTACGGCATTATCATTGCAACGGCCCTTTGTTTCCTGGTCATCACGTACCTGAATCTGCGGGTCCTTCGCAAAATCGTTGATTTCTCCATCATGGGAGATCGTTGGAAAGGGTTTATCATTACAGTGTTGCTTGCAGCAGGTGTAGGATTTGCAACGAACTGGATTGGGAATACGATCTTTGGACTGTTCCTGCCAGCGCGTGTATCCTTCTTGTTTACCTGCCTTGTGGTTGGTGTGCTTGTGGTGGTGGTGTATCTGATTCTCATGGTTGTGCTGCGTGTACTGCGCAAGGACGAGCTGGGCAGTTACCCCCGTATTCTGCAAAAAATTCTCCGTCCACTTATGCGTCTTCAACGTGGAGCCGGGCAAAGAGGTTAA
- a CDS encoding metal ABC transporter ATP-binding protein encodes MEDTTLLEQTPTKLNNSHLQGTQPTSAPLSVRDLAVAYHKKPVLSSVSFDIPEGQLIGILGPNGAGKSTLIKAVLGLVPKMHGEVRIFGQSYREQRRRIGYVPQRESVDWDFPTHALDVVMMGRYGHLGWFRRPGKKERDLAAHCLEQVGMGDYKYRQISQLSGGQQQRVFLARALVQDADLYFMDEPFAGVDATTEKAIISLLEQLKKQGKTVLVVHHDLATVEEYFDHVLLLNGRLVAGGPTSEVFVPDTLQETYGGRIAMIGSRTEKGQV; translated from the coding sequence ATGGAAGATACAACTTTATTGGAACAAACTCCTACGAAACTGAACAATAGTCACTTGCAGGGAACGCAGCCTACGTCGGCTCCTCTTAGTGTGAGGGATCTGGCCGTTGCCTATCACAAAAAGCCGGTGCTTAGCAGCGTATCCTTCGATATCCCGGAAGGACAGCTCATCGGTATTCTTGGCCCAAATGGCGCAGGGAAATCAACACTGATCAAAGCCGTTCTGGGACTAGTACCGAAGATGCATGGAGAGGTACGGATCTTCGGACAATCGTACCGGGAACAACGTCGCCGCATCGGTTATGTGCCACAACGGGAATCGGTGGACTGGGATTTTCCAACGCATGCACTTGATGTGGTGATGATGGGACGGTATGGTCATCTGGGCTGGTTCCGTCGTCCGGGGAAAAAGGAGCGGGACCTGGCGGCACACTGCCTGGAGCAAGTCGGCATGGGCGATTACAAGTACCGCCAGATCAGTCAGCTGTCCGGTGGACAGCAGCAACGTGTCTTTCTGGCACGGGCACTCGTGCAAGACGCAGATCTGTATTTCATGGATGAGCCATTTGCAGGTGTGGATGCCACCACAGAGAAAGCGATCATTTCGCTTTTGGAACAGTTGAAGAAACAAGGCAAGACGGTACTGGTTGTTCACCATGATCTGGCGACAGTCGAGGAATACTTCGACCATGTGCTACTGCTCAATGGACGACTGGTGGCAGGTGGACCAACAAGTGAAGTATTTGTACCGGATACACTGCAAGAGACGTACGGAGGCCGGATTGCGATGATCGGAAGCCGGACGGAGAAAGGCCAGGTGTAG
- a CDS encoding TetR/AcrR family transcriptional regulator: MKVILISDEDKPSPSTGRALKTYQEARRQNTDNLRKLVVDAAAAILQEEGPEAVTVRRVSQKMGCSTKIIYSLFVNKEGLAQQLYLEGCKLLAKRFEEVPPSSDLMQHLLDLGEAFWQFAQDYTSYYKLMFGGAFAEFKPDAESMQGTMTAIRRLLILISTAQQQGQISDQEDTGTLVSTIWASLHGVIHLYMGGFLGDVKAAHTIYKQTMDLMSQSLFAANKPDRA; the protein is encoded by the coding sequence ATGAAGGTGATCCTTATCAGTGACGAAGACAAACCTTCGCCATCCACGGGGCGGGCATTAAAAACATATCAGGAAGCTCGTCGGCAAAATACGGATAATCTCCGAAAGCTTGTGGTTGATGCGGCAGCAGCCATTTTGCAGGAAGAAGGGCCGGAGGCTGTTACTGTACGCAGAGTATCGCAAAAGATGGGCTGCTCTACCAAGATCATTTACAGTTTGTTTGTTAATAAAGAAGGTCTTGCCCAGCAGTTGTATCTGGAGGGTTGCAAATTGCTGGCGAAGCGTTTTGAAGAAGTGCCGCCGTCCTCTGATCTCATGCAGCATTTGCTGGATTTGGGCGAAGCCTTCTGGCAGTTCGCACAGGATTATACCAGTTACTACAAGCTGATGTTTGGAGGAGCTTTTGCCGAGTTTAAGCCGGATGCAGAGAGTATGCAGGGAACGATGACTGCCATACGCCGTTTGCTAATTCTAATCAGCACCGCCCAGCAGCAAGGACAGATTTCGGACCAGGAAGATACCGGGACTCTTGTAAGTACGATATGGGCATCACTGCATGGTGTAATCCATCTGTATATGGGTGGCTTCCTCGGCGATGTAAAAGCAGCCCATACCATATACAAACAAACAATGGATCTGATGTCCCAATCCTTGTTTGCAGCAAACAAGCCAGACAGAGCATGA
- a CDS encoding DUF2515 family protein: MTSTRTDSSSEQHHGSLLQMVRSIPGAAREIWRGKQAAWQASAQLRHPLRDIEWDTDTAAALQSEVERLLPASSKSFARTDQVQSALVCEEDCIILEEIKTLTQEHNRSNITRTAAYLECYEQYPELHWALLAHMVSRNGGYHMTDLQSDLMHNLQNQSDREYMYRLLERCNALIFQDAYPQLLLYMNSRRIGRSCFHLLSHFHVSAFMTPFWERFWLERCSSLLSVALIINEQNYIESRVVQHPYFQKEVLSKPAFHLHNLAGLNHIVFPLGRGTGLAGRVIEHFGKLDERIMFGKGLYALLFGVEQVHSQVLEFARLVPHRGSRAEYWPGLFTNREDEAGEHTLYAQALLDEEWLPEGQRLYSPELLSVWGDTPYEPITRQDWLQTRDSLGYLTAPRRPWLFEMSHEHRYGMLKTALAHDAKAITH; the protein is encoded by the coding sequence ATGACTTCCACCAGAACCGATTCTTCCAGCGAACAACATCACGGGTCCCTCCTGCAGATGGTCCGTTCCATTCCGGGTGCTGCCCGGGAAATCTGGCGTGGCAAACAGGCTGCATGGCAAGCGTCAGCACAGCTTCGTCACCCATTGCGTGACATCGAGTGGGATACCGATACGGCAGCTGCCCTACAGTCTGAGGTGGAGCGTCTGTTACCTGCCAGCAGCAAGTCTTTTGCACGTACGGACCAGGTTCAAAGCGCACTCGTCTGCGAAGAAGATTGCATCATCCTGGAAGAGATTAAGACACTGACCCAGGAACATAATCGGAGTAATATCACCCGCACGGCAGCTTATCTGGAATGTTATGAGCAATACCCTGAACTCCATTGGGCACTGCTGGCCCATATGGTCTCTCGCAACGGCGGATATCACATGACAGATCTTCAGAGTGACTTAATGCATAATCTACAGAATCAGAGCGATCGCGAGTATATGTATCGGCTGCTGGAGCGGTGCAATGCACTCATTTTCCAGGATGCCTATCCCCAGCTACTGCTGTATATGAACAGTCGCCGGATCGGACGAAGCTGTTTCCATCTCTTGTCACACTTTCACGTATCGGCGTTTATGACGCCGTTTTGGGAACGCTTTTGGCTGGAACGATGCAGTTCACTGCTAAGTGTGGCATTAATTATTAATGAGCAGAACTATATCGAGAGCCGGGTGGTGCAGCATCCTTATTTTCAAAAAGAAGTACTTTCGAAACCCGCATTCCATCTGCATAATCTGGCGGGTCTGAATCATATCGTCTTTCCTCTTGGACGGGGAACAGGACTCGCAGGACGCGTCATTGAACATTTTGGAAAGTTGGATGAGCGGATCATGTTTGGTAAAGGCCTATATGCCTTGTTGTTTGGCGTGGAGCAAGTACACTCACAAGTGTTGGAGTTCGCACGTTTGGTTCCCCATCGTGGCTCGCGCGCTGAATATTGGCCTGGTCTGTTTACCAATCGTGAAGACGAGGCGGGTGAACATACATTATACGCTCAGGCGTTACTGGATGAGGAATGGCTTCCAGAAGGGCAACGATTATATAGTCCGGAACTGCTCTCCGTATGGGGTGACACGCCTTATGAACCGATCACCAGACAGGACTGGCTTCAGACTCGGGATAGTCTCGGTTATCTGACGGCACCTCGCCGCCCATGGCTGTTTGAGATGAGTCACGAACACCGGTATGGCATGCTGAAAACAGCACTGGCTCATGATGCCAAAGCCATCACACACTAA
- a CDS encoding thioredoxin family protein, with product MEQITSKPAFDVAIQSPRLTIAVFKADWCGDCKYIDPFMPEVEEKYARELTLIEVDVDQVGTVSEEQNILGIPSFVAYTDGRELVRYVNKLRKSREEIEQFLDRAVEVYNTIHK from the coding sequence ATGGAACAGATTACTTCCAAACCGGCTTTTGATGTAGCCATCCAATCCCCACGTTTGACGATTGCCGTATTCAAGGCAGACTGGTGCGGTGACTGCAAATACATCGATCCGTTTATGCCTGAGGTTGAAGAGAAATATGCACGTGAACTGACTTTGATTGAGGTCGACGTGGATCAGGTTGGAACCGTTAGTGAAGAGCAGAATATTCTTGGCATTCCAAGCTTTGTGGCGTATACAGATGGCCGCGAACTCGTACGGTATGTGAACAAGCTGCGCAAGTCAAGAGAAGAGATCGAGCAGTTCCTGGATCGCGCAGTTGAGGTGTACAACACGATCCATAAATAA
- a CDS encoding DUF456 domain-containing protein codes for MAGTVYPILPGAVAIFFAFLVYGWFFSFDPFGVWFWIIQILIVVVLFVADYVVSAWGVKKFGGSKLSTTLSTIGVIIGPFVIPAFGLVLGPFIGAFIGELIGGSSPSKASKVGFGSVVGLFTSTVMKIILQIVMIVLFIIWVVRFA; via the coding sequence ATGGCTGGAACAGTATATCCCATACTGCCTGGTGCTGTAGCGATTTTCTTCGCGTTTCTGGTCTACGGCTGGTTCTTCAGCTTTGATCCGTTTGGTGTGTGGTTCTGGATCATTCAGATTCTGATTGTTGTTGTGTTGTTTGTGGCTGATTATGTCGTCAGCGCATGGGGTGTGAAAAAGTTCGGTGGCTCCAAGTTATCGACCACGCTGAGTACCATTGGTGTTATCATTGGCCCATTTGTCATTCCGGCATTCGGACTGGTATTGGGACCATTTATCGGTGCTTTTATCGGGGAACTGATCGGAGGGTCTTCACCTTCCAAAGCGTCAAAAGTTGGATTTGGTTCGGTCGTGGGGTTATTTACGAGTACCGTGATGAAAATTATTTTGCAAATCGTCATGATTGTTCTCTTTATTATCTGGGTGGTAAGATTCGCCTAA
- a CDS encoding metal ABC transporter permease: protein MWNWIVAILSDPNTRWILLGCLLLGFSSGIIGSFTFLRKQSLMGDTLAHAALPGICIAFMLTETKSVGLFLFGALVAGIVATFGISWITRYSRIKQDAAMGIVLTVFFGVGVVMLTRIQHGASGSQSGLDKYLFGQAASMVMTDVYVMGGVCLVLLIACLAWFKEFKLVSFDPGFARGMGLPVAMLEQLILLLTVIAVVAGIQAVGVVLVAALLVTPAAAARCWTDSLALMVVLAGIFGALSGATGTIFSTLVPNLPTGPVTVLAATALFAGSALLAPRRGLLARRLRSIQAKSAYMREERATLQTLAIQRNQQERGEM from the coding sequence ATGTGGAACTGGATCGTTGCCATCTTATCTGACCCCAATACACGTTGGATATTGCTCGGCTGTCTGTTGTTAGGATTCAGTAGCGGAATTATTGGCTCCTTCACCTTTCTTCGTAAACAGAGCCTGATGGGGGACACCCTTGCTCATGCTGCTCTGCCTGGGATCTGTATTGCATTTATGTTGACGGAAACGAAGTCGGTCGGATTATTCCTGTTCGGTGCTCTGGTGGCTGGCATTGTCGCTACCTTCGGAATCTCGTGGATTACACGCTACTCCCGAATCAAGCAGGATGCGGCGATGGGAATTGTGCTTACCGTCTTTTTCGGGGTTGGTGTAGTGATGCTGACGCGCATCCAGCATGGGGCGAGTGGAAGCCAAAGCGGACTTGATAAATATTTGTTTGGGCAGGCGGCATCCATGGTCATGACGGATGTGTATGTTATGGGAGGCGTATGTCTAGTATTACTGATTGCATGTCTTGCCTGGTTCAAGGAATTCAAACTGGTGAGTTTTGACCCGGGATTTGCACGTGGTATGGGACTGCCAGTTGCGATGTTGGAGCAGCTCATTTTGCTCTTAACGGTAATCGCGGTGGTTGCCGGGATTCAGGCCGTTGGTGTGGTGCTTGTTGCAGCCTTGCTGGTAACTCCAGCAGCAGCGGCACGTTGCTGGACCGACTCACTTGCACTGATGGTGGTGTTGGCAGGCATATTTGGTGCATTGAGCGGTGCAACAGGCACCATCTTCAGTACGCTTGTACCTAATCTGCCAACAGGACCTGTAACCGTTCTTGCGGCTACGGCATTGTTTGCTGGATCAGCCTTGCTGGCTCCGCGTCGTGGATTATTAGCTCGACGGTTGCGCAGTATTCAGGCAAAGTCGGCGTATATGCGTGAAGAGCGGGCTACACTTCAGACTCTCGCCATACAGCGAAATCAGCAGGAACGGGGGGAGATGTAA
- a CDS encoding SMP-30/gluconolactonase/LRE family protein, protein MSTEQKQRKRSTGQQIRRWSLTLLGVIVLGVIVFLLMPAPVEPAVWSAPAAPSFEKEGPWKENNKLSSAELVTDLAKFPEFITFDKKGRLYAGDSDGKIYRVTFDAEDKAQPAEVFADTHGTPNGLKFDAAGNLIVADIQKGLLSIDPIGNIEVLTNEVDGGPIYLANELDIAQDGTIYFSDTSNYGKVMFKEIAENKPHGRLLKYDPLTKQTTVLLKDLYFANGVVLSAEEDFVLVAESYHYQLTRYWLKGPKQGTSDIFAENLAGFPDNITRDAQGHFWVGVFTTRLSFADYMHSHPWLAATMSKVPQSLLNGASAPVKHGLVAEYGPEGELISSWHDPEGTLYGITTAVSQGKYLYLGTAPGGSQGVHRVPLKP, encoded by the coding sequence ATGTCAACAGAACAAAAACAACGCAAACGATCCACTGGTCAACAAATTCGTAGATGGAGCCTGACCCTGCTAGGGGTAATTGTGCTGGGAGTCATTGTATTCCTGCTAATGCCCGCCCCGGTAGAACCCGCGGTTTGGTCTGCACCTGCTGCTCCTTCTTTTGAGAAGGAGGGTCCCTGGAAAGAAAACAACAAACTTAGCTCCGCTGAACTGGTTACAGACCTCGCGAAATTCCCGGAATTTATCACTTTTGATAAAAAAGGGCGACTGTATGCGGGTGACTCCGACGGCAAAATTTACAGAGTAACCTTTGACGCCGAGGACAAGGCACAGCCAGCAGAGGTATTCGCCGATACCCACGGAACACCTAATGGACTAAAATTTGATGCTGCCGGTAATTTGATTGTGGCAGATATTCAGAAAGGGCTGCTGTCCATTGACCCGATCGGAAATATCGAAGTATTAACCAATGAAGTAGATGGAGGGCCGATCTACCTTGCGAACGAACTGGACATTGCTCAAGACGGAACGATATATTTCTCCGATACCTCTAACTATGGCAAGGTCATGTTCAAAGAAATCGCCGAGAATAAACCGCATGGACGATTGTTGAAATATGATCCTCTGACCAAGCAAACAACTGTACTGCTTAAGGATTTGTATTTTGCCAATGGGGTCGTACTGTCTGCCGAAGAAGACTTCGTGCTAGTCGCAGAATCGTATCATTATCAGTTGACCCGGTACTGGTTAAAAGGCCCCAAACAAGGCACCTCTGATATTTTCGCGGAGAATCTGGCTGGATTTCCGGACAATATCACCCGTGACGCACAGGGACACTTCTGGGTAGGGGTATTCACAACCCGTCTGTCTTTTGCCGATTACATGCATAGTCATCCTTGGTTAGCAGCGACGATGTCCAAAGTTCCACAGTCCTTGTTAAATGGAGCCAGTGCCCCGGTGAAACACGGACTTGTTGCAGAATATGGACCAGAAGGAGAGCTTATTAGTAGTTGGCATGATCCGGAAGGAACATTGTATGGCATCACCACGGCCGTAAGCCAAGGGAAATATTTATATCTCGGAACCGCACCGGGAGGAAGCCAAGGGGTTCATCGGGTGCCTTTGAAACCGTAA
- a CDS encoding Cof-type HAD-IIB family hydrolase → MSELKYKLLALDMDGTLLNDNHEITQETAKWIQIAIRRGVHVCLSTGRAVFHAMPYAVQLGLETPMVTVNGSEVWKAPHDLHMRHLMDPVLIRRMQEIGEKYNSWYWAYSVEELFNRDRWTDNIEGLEWLKFGFNTEVDEVRHQIMMELQQMGGLQMTNSSPVNIEINPAGVSKASGVAEVCKLLGIEMSEVVAVGDSLNDLAVIEAVGLGVAMGNAQEQVKEAADLIVASNNEDGIVEVIREHILKGE, encoded by the coding sequence ATGAGTGAACTGAAATACAAATTGCTTGCATTGGATATGGATGGAACATTGCTTAACGATAATCATGAAATTACACAGGAGACCGCCAAGTGGATTCAGATTGCCATTCGTCGGGGTGTACATGTGTGCCTTTCAACGGGAAGAGCCGTATTCCACGCGATGCCTTATGCGGTTCAACTTGGACTGGAGACACCAATGGTTACCGTTAACGGTAGTGAGGTCTGGAAAGCTCCGCATGATCTGCATATGCGTCATCTGATGGACCCGGTATTGATTCGCAGAATGCAGGAGATCGGTGAGAAATATAACAGCTGGTACTGGGCATACTCCGTGGAAGAGCTGTTCAACCGTGATCGCTGGACGGACAATATTGAAGGTCTGGAATGGCTGAAATTCGGCTTTAATACCGAAGTGGATGAAGTTCGTCACCAGATTATGATGGAACTGCAACAAATGGGTGGTCTGCAAATGACAAATTCCTCACCCGTTAATATTGAGATCAACCCTGCTGGCGTATCCAAAGCAAGTGGTGTAGCCGAAGTCTGCAAGCTGCTGGGCATCGAGATGTCCGAAGTTGTTGCTGTCGGAGATAGTCTGAATGATCTGGCTGTCATTGAGGCCGTGGGTCTTGGTGTAGCCATGGGCAATGCGCAAGAGCAGGTGAAGGAAGCGGCTGATCTGATCGTAGCGAGTAACAATGAAGACGGCATCGTCGAAGTGATTCGTGAACATATTTTGAAGGGGGAGTAA
- a CDS encoding metal ABC transporter permease, whose amino-acid sequence MATFWIILTAVLVSSACAILGCFLILRRMALVGDAISHAVLPGIAIAFLWSGSRDSLWMLLGATVFGLLTVFFIQSLQAGGLSSDASIGIVFTALFAVGVILISLNAQHIDLDLDCVLFGEIAYVQWDTLTLGGTDVGPRAVWMLGITLLVILVVIGLFYKQFKLCAFDPALAAACGIPVVLFHYLLMGLVSMTSVASFESVGSILVVGMLIVPAATAYLLTDRLGKMILYAVLIGAASSVGGYIMAYALDASIAGCMVAVAGILFVLALLLSPKHGIVFRYARRKFAAR is encoded by the coding sequence ATGGCAACGTTTTGGATTATCTTGACGGCCGTATTGGTATCTTCCGCCTGCGCCATCCTCGGTTGTTTTTTGATTCTGCGGCGAATGGCTCTGGTCGGTGATGCGATTAGCCATGCGGTTCTCCCCGGCATTGCGATTGCTTTCCTGTGGAGTGGTTCCAGGGATTCCTTGTGGATGCTACTTGGTGCAACGGTGTTTGGACTACTGACGGTGTTCTTCATACAGAGTTTGCAGGCGGGAGGACTCTCGTCTGATGCCTCAATCGGAATTGTGTTTACTGCACTCTTCGCAGTAGGTGTCATTCTGATTAGTCTGAATGCCCAGCATATTGATCTGGATCTGGACTGTGTTTTGTTCGGTGAGATCGCTTATGTACAGTGGGATACACTAACCCTTGGAGGTACGGATGTCGGGCCGAGGGCGGTCTGGATGCTGGGTATTACTTTGCTGGTCATCCTTGTCGTCATTGGGCTGTTCTACAAACAGTTTAAGCTATGTGCCTTCGATCCGGCGCTGGCTGCAGCCTGCGGCATTCCAGTAGTGCTGTTCCACTATCTGCTCATGGGACTCGTTTCGATGACGTCCGTAGCTTCATTTGAAAGTGTTGGTTCGATTCTCGTGGTGGGTATGCTGATTGTACCTGCGGCAACGGCTTACCTGCTCACAGATCGTCTGGGCAAAATGATTCTGTATGCCGTCCTGATCGGAGCAGCATCCTCGGTTGGAGGTTACATCATGGCATATGCCCTGGATGCTTCCATCGCGGGCTGCATGGTAGCTGTTGCTGGAATTTTGTTTGTTCTTGCACTGCTGTTGTCACCGAAACATGGCATCGTATTCCGTTACGCTCGTCGCAAATTCGCGGCACGTTAA